One window of the Pan troglodytes isolate AG18354 chromosome 12, NHGRI_mPanTro3-v2.0_pri, whole genome shotgun sequence genome contains the following:
- the LOC129143146 gene encoding uncharacterized protein LOC129143146 — MSSDRDEELVGSWGEDDFRYVLAKRLAAFCPRARNLWNFELERDNLGYLAEEISKQQSIQEVIWVLLKAFSFKRETEHKSLEKLQPDDVVEKKIPFSEVKFKPAAENSIINEEPNVNPQDNGKNIYKACQRSSSQPLPSQAWRSRKKRWFCGPGPGSPCCVQPRDLVPCVSATSVMAEKGQHRAQAMASEGANPEPWQLPHSIEPASAQKSRIEVWEPRPRFHRMYGNAWMSRIEFAAGVGLSWRTSARAVKKGNVGSEPQHRVPTGEMPSGAVGRSLPSSRPQNCRSTDNLHFVPGKAADPQQKPKKAAWWEAVPRRATGVELPKTMGTHLLHQHDLDARHGVKGDHF; from the coding sequence atgtcctcagatagagatgaggaacttgttgggagctGGGGCGAAGATGACTTtcgttatgttttagcaaagagactggcagcattttgcccccgTGCTAGAaatttgtggaattttgaacttgagagagataatttagggtatctggcagaagaaatttctaagcagcaaagcattcaagaggtgatttgggtgctgctgaaggcattcagttttaaaagggaaacagagcataaaagtttggaaaagttgcagcctgatgatgtagtggaaaagaaaataccattttctgaggtgaaattcaagccagctgcagaaaatAGCATTattaatgaggagccaaatgttaatccccaagacaatgggaaaaatatctacaaggcatgtcagaggtcttcatcacagcccctcccatcacaggcctggagatcTAGGAAGAAAaggtggttttgtgggccaggcccagggtccccgtgctgtgtgcagcctagggacttggtacccTGTGTCTCAGCCACTTCAGTCATGGCTGAAAaaggccaacatagagctcaggccatggcttcagagggtgcaaaccccgaaccttggcagcttccacatagtattgagcctgcaagtgcacagaagtcaagaattgaggtttgggaacctcgtCCTAGATTTCAcagaatgtatggaaatgcctggatgtccaggattgagtttgctgcaggggtggggctctcatggagaacctctgctagggcagtaaaGAAGGGAAATGTAGGGTCAGAGCCCcagcacagagtccctactggggaaatgcctagtggagctgtgggaagaagtttaccatcctccagacctcagaattgtagatccactgacaacttgcactttgtgcctggaaaagctgcagacccTCAACAAAAGCCCAAGAAAGCAGCTTGGTGGGAGGCTGTACCCCGCagagccacaggagtggagctgcccaagaccatgggaacccacctcttgcatcagcacgACCTGGAtgcaagacatggagtcaaaggagatcatttttga